In Deltaproteobacteria bacterium, a single window of DNA contains:
- the clpP gene encoding ATP-dependent Clp endopeptidase proteolytic subunit ClpP: MNFVPTIVEQTGRGERAYDLFSRLLKDRIIFLGSQVNDTTASLITAQLLFLEAEDPDKDIFLYINSPGGSVTAGLAIYDTMQYIRSPVSTLCVGQAASMGALLLAAGEKGKRYALPHSRIMIHQPWGGIEGQASDINIHAREILRVREELNQILSFHTGRGLDHIARDTERDNFLTSQQAKEYGLIDDVIERRSAKPTEDAK, encoded by the coding sequence ATGAACTTTGTACCAACTATTGTTGAACAGACTGGCCGCGGCGAGCGTGCCTACGATCTTTTCTCGCGCTTGCTGAAAGATCGCATTATCTTTTTGGGCTCGCAGGTGAATGACACCACAGCGAGTCTCATTACAGCTCAGCTGCTCTTTCTCGAAGCAGAAGATCCTGACAAAGACATTTTCCTCTACATCAATTCTCCAGGCGGTTCTGTCACTGCCGGGTTGGCGATCTACGATACTATGCAATACATTCGCTCGCCGGTGTCGACACTCTGTGTCGGGCAAGCCGCGAGTATGGGCGCTTTGCTTCTCGCCGCGGGAGAGAAAGGGAAACGCTATGCTCTGCCGCATTCGCGGATCATGATTCATCAACCCTGGGGTGGGATCGAAGGGCAAGCGAGTGACATTAACATTCATGCTCGCGAGATCTTACGTGTCCGCGAAGAACTGAACCAAATTCTGAGCTTTCATACTGGACGTGGGCTCGATCACATTGCGCGCGATACTGAGCGCGATAATTTTCTTACCAGCCAGCAAGCCAAAGAGTACGGTCTGATCGACGACGTCATCGAGCGTCGCAGCGCCAAGCCGACAGAAGACGCAAAGTAA